One region of Apus apus isolate bApuApu2 chromosome 6, bApuApu2.pri.cur, whole genome shotgun sequence genomic DNA includes:
- the LOC127386436 gene encoding LOW QUALITY PROTEIN: rac GTPase-activating protein 1-like (The sequence of the model RefSeq protein was modified relative to this genomic sequence to represent the inferred CDS: deleted 1 base in 1 codon), producing the protein MLWQRCGPLLSLLERLLQLLELNGNVEEDFIQVVRRFETMRQRCCFLEKDRQRAQEQLAHVEAERAALEVKLKHARNQVEVEMKRRHRAEAELEKQERKLQLVFESLMREPWGREVLSREQFSVLSALAGRRLGETLVPGRRSSVVDESGQSLLSHSDISYDRTEDDVDVDMMLVRTLKRKAQERQRVSLAPQIGPVVVAKRHRSSVAPHNAQASVPPASLPAEVPGPAGSLLPATLVLQRWQGHSVSTCAELTTAQGSSDDLGCHAPAQESNTKSSSSARQPEPTPFPSPPRGLPLLQHQFISKMVIRPEPCGICGARIRFGKAAIKCRRCQLLLHPKCREQCPSSCKPRPRHRAWPLEGVVADFAPSTPPLVPELVVQCVTEVETRGLTETGLYRVRGTEQLVQEWKRRLLRAGDTLPALSSVADIHVVCGVLKDFLRGLKEPLVTFSLHPAFLQAADIPDDAACGTALCHVVNKLPPANRDTLAFLMLHLLRVSRSPACKMDVFNLSRVFGPTLVGHSSSNPTPHTILEDTPRQCKVVARLLSLPPSFWRGFVGTEQENLVPMPAPASERGEAGGVLAPFVPCSVAAEGSWVPMAGLECYTCPLLFPTEPFFPPITSVEPKVCQFRPACCLPSSPQSCEGTAAQPPQGPAIIKVGRFFPSPV; encoded by the exons ATGCTGTGGCAGCGCTGCGGACCGCTCCTGTCGCTGCTGGAgcggctgctgcagctgctggagctcaaCGGCAACGTGGAGGAAG ACTTCATCCAGGTCGTTCGGCGCTTCGAAACGATGCGCCAGAGATGCTGCTTCCTGGAGAAGGACAGGCAGCGGGCCCAGGAGCAACTGGCACATGTGGAGGCCGAGCGGGCAGCGCTGGAGGTGAAGCTCAAGCACGCCCGAAACCAGGTGGAGGTGGAGATGAAGCGGCGGCACCGGGcagaagctgagctggagaagcag GAGCGCAAACTTCAACTGGTCTTTGAGTCCCTGATGCGGGAGCCGTGGGGTAgagaggtgctgagcagggagcagTTCTCTGTCCTCAGTGCCCTGGCTGGCCGGCGCCTCGGGGAGACCCTGGTGCCGGGAAGGAG GTCATCTGTGGTGGATGAGTCAGGCCAATCCCTCCTGTCCCACTCAGACATCAGCTATGACCGCACCGAGGATGACGTG GACGTTGATATGATGTTGGTACGGACCCTGAAGCGCAAAGCCCAGGAGAGGCAG CGTGTTTCCCTGGCCCCTCAGATTGGCCCTGTGGTGGTGGCAAAGCGGCACCGGTCTTCTGTGGCACCCCACAATGCT CAGGCGAGTGTCCCCCCTGCATCCCTTCCTGCTGAGGTGCCAGGTCCTGCTggcagcctcctgcctgccaCTCTGGTGCTACAACGTTGGCAGGGACACAGCGTCTCCACATGTGCAG AGCTGaccacagcacagggcagcagtgaTGATCTGGGCTGCCATGCCCCAGCGCAGGAGAGCAACACcaagagcagctcctctgccaggcaGCCGGAACCAACCCCCTTCCCCTCGCCTCCACGGGGCCTCccactgctccagcaccagTTCATCTCCAAAATG GTGATCCGCCCTGAGCCGTGTGGCATCTGTGGTGCCCGCATCCGTTTTGGGAAGGCTGCCATCAAGTGCCGCcgctgccagctgctgctgcaccccaaGTGCCGGGAGCagtgccccagctcctgcaagcCCCGTCCTCGCCACCGTGCCTGGCCCCTTGAG GGTGTAGTGGCTGACTTTGCCCCCTCCACACCACCCTTGGTACCTGAGCTGGTGGTGCAGTGTGTGACTGAGGTGGAGACACGAGGCTTGACGGAG ACAGGGCTGTACCGGGTGCGGGGTACCGAGCAGCTGGTGCAGGAGTGGAAGCGGAGGCTGCTGCGGGCTGGGGACACActgcctgccctcagcagcGTGGCTGACATCCATGTGGTGTGTGGAGTGCTCAAGGACTTTCTGCGGGGGCTCAAGGAGCCACTGGTCACCTTCAGCCTCCACCCTGCCTTCCTGCAAGCTGCTG acaTCCCGGATGATGCTGCCTGTGGCACAGCTCTGTGCCATGTGGTGAACAAGCTGCCCCCAGCCAACAGGGACACCCTGGCCTTCCTCATGCTACACTTGCTCAG GGTGTCACGCAGCCCTGCCTGCAAGATGGATGTGTTCAACCTGTCCCGTGTGTTTGGTCCCACACTGGTGGGACACAGCTCGTCCAACCCCACACCACACACCATTCTGGAGGACACACCACGACAGTGCAAG GTGGTGGCTCGGCTCCTCTCGCTGCCACCCAGTTTCTGGAGAGGCTTTGTGGGGACAGAGCAGGAGAACTTGGTACCAATGCCAGCTCCAGCCAGTGAACGTGGTGAGGCAGGGGGAGTCCTGGCCCCTTTTGTGCCA TGCTCTGTGGCTGCTGAAGGGTCCTGGGTGCCCATGGCTGGGCTGGAGTGCTATACCTGTCCCCTTCTTTTTCCCACAGAGCCGTTCTTCCCCCCTATCACCTCTGTGGAGCCCAAAGTATGCCAGTTCCGCCcagcctgctgcctccccagcagcccGCAGAGCTGTGAGGGCACTGCTGCCCAGCCCCC GCAGGGGCCAGCCATAATAAAGGTGGGCCGGTTCTTCCCTTCTCCGGTGTAG